The Euphorbia lathyris chromosome 3, ddEupLath1.1, whole genome shotgun sequence genome contains a region encoding:
- the LOC136224376 gene encoding uncharacterized protein isoform X4, which yields MADGNLHLPDDLLSSNTNDEVWGGGTVVDEAIMGSLDDSKDQVTSDSGIPLSPQWLYAKPVDAKIPYVGASVEMCPLSSHGKSLDNSLKEGWWLDGSQDIKDRRMKTAPDIENSHRWREEERDTSLLGRRDRRKEERRADSMLSRDITDSKSTSSSDRWHDSGTRNCVHESRRDSKWSSRWGPEDKEKDSRTEKRADVEKEDPQIDKLPSATGSRTTSDHENESRDKWRPRHRMEVHAGGTTAYRGAPGFGTERGRVEGSNVRFSAGRGRSIKGNIQMGRQPSAPAIGSIFLDKNLSYSYPRGKLLDIYRWQITLPSFDTMPDAVENVINITQNVGIEPLAFVAPDAEEEAALGDLWLGKITSCGGLQNQLGSSDGASNDDIGGLDEATSERNWRSSVETDEIVESFGKVAITDSFCGSRAEMSYVSTAEKVDAPKDSEHQLKTTNPPLSDCLVPAILKKEDSRIFQEIGLSNNIVEQKGFENQRVPDLVQIEHPKLEDIEKAHAFQIGSQLFDDPGFPFEFTSRHQCKSRNEFAIKSIDKAHPLGSAIPADELSFCYLDPQGVIQGPYLGIDILTWFEQGYFGTDLPVRFSDALDGSPFHELGEIMLYLKAGSVSTGSKLSDTVGGCLELSTPDFAINHDSASGVMEDHQLAASRFEAVSGIDGQLRASNDTFQPGIMYSDDQKLQNFVSLDEEGFPPGRPGSNCGDLFIGHSAEIQNLVSDPSSHPSFDIECSGKSIHTHQDENLHPFGLLMSELTGNSQSRCTHPSNISSSIGGHGQFMDPFLESNIAFPNQSSISALVDQMPFVESCSDDYCKKALTNANIDHQSSKRELDFCDFNLQHQILQNLQKGQLQQHNNSPHTLSNNRFGIEENPSHLFNLQLQQQQQIELQQQQQIELQQQQQQQRLELQQQQWQLELQQQQRLELQQQKRQLELQQQQRQLELQQQQRQLELIQQQRQLDLQQQQRQLEFQKQHQLLQQQLRNHQVKLQEQLVVEQLLRHQMSDFGCRQQKVGTVMDNIFEQVQLSMQLPELLQNSHPSRHLDPAVEQIIRAKIGGLNAPQDPKKDYLDLLQANHGNVLHSNQFHVQQEPLQAQLSWALKQQLGMDGERHLSGSWSADESSQLPRNLDLLHQPQSLGFNAPNFYQQQPRLSSMEEHVNHLRWKHALKERLEQGFYEPSSLEYERSISLPHVAAGIMDSVNGHPLHPDSPEQHLNFLPAGRLGSFSGKQISDNFYGSRPETMDYLSRKDRQLEISSIEDGVQQLHPESHRWSKVSEVAANSDIWTSIGTEEESSKRLMMELHRKLGHHQSIQAEREYQYHISSSEPHDAFWGINQLHSSNLPLNHIPDQEVATNLSIMQGQHDLNLTSLFQGQLVSAAVSGQNGSKSNYGAIEEQSSLSSTRDSHTSYVNARSMTTSKFDRDLEKLERKGNFSGSKAMSSTGRSVSPIEDKSADQAEAAIDFGKLPIKVNGRRGSISNGGNQGFYSHEKGHNISFREKVLSDSTPSILTKGIDNTCYKRPPSTPALASHDGLSELAVVDQKSLMSRPPNEKRHESEGNVEANSMRKTKASAKKEMRFRRSSSYGDATVSETSFIDVLKKPVYSEADAAAISESFDGGSQAGRSGKKKGKKGRQIDPALLGFKVSSNRIMMGEIYRLQD from the exons ATGGCTGACGGGAACCTTCACCTACCTGATGATCTCCTCTCCTCCAACACCAATG ATGAAGTTTGGGGTGGAGGGACTGTCGTGGACGAGGCAATAATGGGCTCACTAGATGATTCGAAAG ATCAAGTAACTTCAGACAGCGGCATACCTCTTTCTCCACAATGGCTTTATGCTAAACCAGTTGATGCTAAGATACCATATGTTGGAGCATCGGTG gaaaTGTGTCCACTGAGTTCCCATGGGAAGTCCTTGGACAACAGTTTGAAAGAGGGTTGGTGGCTGGATGGATCTCAGGATATCAAGGACAGGAGGATGAAAACTGCACCCGATATAGAAAACAGTCATCGGTGGCGTGAAGAGGAGAGGGATACAAGCTTACTTGGTAGAAGAGATCGTAGGAAAGAAGAACGTCGTGCTGATTCCATGTTGTCAAGGGACATTACTGACAGTAAATCAACATCTTCTTCAGATCGTTGGCATGACAGTGGTACTCGTAATTGTGTACATGAATCTCGTAGAGACAGCAAGTGGTCATCAAGATGGGGTCCTGAAGATAAAGAGAAGGATTCTCGGACTGAGAAGAGGGCAGATGTTGAGAAGGAAGATCCTCAGATAGACAAGCTACCTTCTGCTACAGGAAGCCGTACAACTTCTGATCATGAGAATGAATCTCGGGATAAGTGGAGGCCACGCCATCGTATGGAAGTTCATGCTGGTGGAACAACTGCTTATCGAGGTGCACCAGGATTTGGTACAGAAAGAGGACGTGTTGAGGGATCAAATGTCCGGTTTTCTGCTGGGCGAGGAAGATCAATTAAAGGAAACATACAAATGGGCAGACAGCCTTCTGCTCCTGCTATTGGGTCTATCTTCTTGGATAAGAATTTGTCTTACAGCTATCCGAGGGGAAAACTTCTTGACATTTACCGTTGGCAAATAACTCTTCCAAGTTTTGATACCATGCCTGATGCAGTGGAGAATGTAATTAATATAACACAAAATGTTGGTATTGAGCCATTGGCTTTTGTTGCACCTGATGCAGAGGAAGAG GCTGCCCTTGGAGATCTGTGGCTGGGAAAAATCACGAGCTGTGGAGGATTACAGAACCAACTTGGCAGCAGTGATGGGGCATCTAATGATGATATTGGAG GCCTTGATGAGGCAACAAGTGAAAGAAATTGGCGTTCCTCAGTAGAGACTGATGAAATTGTTGAATCTTTTGGGAAAGTTGCTATTACTGATTCTTTCTGTGGTAGCCGGGCTGAGATGTCATATGTATCCACTGCTGAGA AAGTAGATGCACCTAAAGATAGTGAACATCAACTTAAAACAACAAATCCACCCTTAAGTGATTGCTTAGTGCCTGCCATTTTGAAGAAAGAGGACTCCAGAATCTTCCAGGAGATTGGCCTCAGTAACAATATTGTAGAACAGAAGGGTTTTGAGAATCAGCGAGTGCCAGATTTGGTTCAAATTGAGCACCCAAAGCTAGAAGATATTGAGAAGGCACATGCTTTCCAAATTGGTAGTCAGCTTTTTGATGATCCAGGTTTTCCATTTGAGTTCACTTCTAGACATCAATGTAAAAGCCGTAATGAGTTTGCTATAAAGAGCATTGACAAGGCACATCCACTAGGAAGTGCTATCCCAGCAGACGAGTTATCATTTTGTTATCTTGATCCTCAAGGGGTTATACAGGGCCCATATTTGGGGATTGATATCTTAACCTGGTTTGAGCAAGGTTATTTTGGAACGGATTTACCGGTTCGCTTTTCAGATGCTCTTGATGGATCACCATTTCATGAACTTGGTGAAATAATGCTGTATCTTAAAGCTGGGTCTGTCTCTACTGGTAGTAAGTTATCTGATACTGTTGGAGGATGCTTGGAATTATCTACTCCTGATTTTGCTATCAACCATGACAGTGCTTCTGGTGTCATGGAAGATCATCAATTGGCTGCATCTAGATTTGAGGCTGTCTCAGGAATTGATGGTCAGTTAAGGGCATCAAATGATACTTTTCAGCCTGGGATTATGTACTCAGATGATCAAAAGCTCCAAAATTTTGTTTCTCTGGATGAAG AAGGTTTCCCACCTGGAAGGCCTGGAAGTAACTGTGGTGACCTTTTCATAGGACATTCTGCAGAGATTCAGAATTTAGTTTCTGATCCTTCTAGTCACCCATCTTTTGATATTGAATGCTCTGGAAAGAGCATCCACACTCACCAGGATGAGAATTTGCATCCATTCGGCCTATTGATGTCTGAGCTGACAGGCAACTCTCAGTCAAGGTGTACTCATCCATCTAATATTTCTTCAAGCATAGGTGGTCATGGTCAGTTCATGGACCCTTTCTTGGAAAGTAACATTGCTTTTCCCAATCAAAGCTCCATCAGTGCACTGGTTGATCAAATGCCTTTTGTGGAGTCATGTTCTGATGATTATTGCAAAAAGGCACTCACTAATGCAAACATTGATCATCAATCATCTAAGAGGGAGCTAGACTTTTGTGATTTTAACCTACAGCACCAAATTTTGCAGAATTTGCAAAAAGGACAACTGCAGCAACATAATAATTCTCCTCATACCCTATCAAATAATAGATTTGGCATCGAGGAGAACCCTTCTCACCTTTTCAACTTGCAGCTGCAACAGCAGCAGCAGATAGAACTTCAACAACAGCAGCAGATAGAACTTcaacagcagcagcagcaacaaAGGTTGGAACTTCAACAACAGCAATGGCAGTTGGAGCTTCAGCAGCAGCAACGATTGGAGCTTCAACAGCAAAAACGACAGTTGGAGCTCCAACAGCAGCAACGGCAGTTGGAGCTTCAACAGCAGCAAAGACAGTTGGAGCTCATCCAGCAGCAACGGCAGTTGGATCTCCAACAACAGCAACGGCAGTTGGAGTTTCAGAAGCAGCATCAGTTACTGCAGCAGCAACTTCGTAACCATCAAGTAAAGTTGCAGGAGCAGTTGGTTGTTGAACAATTGCTACGGCATCAGATGTCTGATTTTGGTTGTAGACAGCAAAAGGTGGGTACAGTCATGGACAACATATTCGAGCAGGTTCAGCTCAGTATGCAGCTGCCAGAACTGCTACAGAATTCTCATCCTTCAAGGCACCTTGATCCTGCAGTGGAGCAGATAATTCGAGCAAAGATTGGTGGTTTGAATGCTCCTCAAGATCCAAAAAAGGATTATTTAGACCTATTACAGGCAAACCATGGAAATGTACTCCATTCCAATCAGTTTCATGTTCAACAAGAACCATTGCAGGCACAATTATCTTGGGCACTGAAACAGCAGTTAGGAATGGATGGAGAAAGACATTTGAGTGGGTCTTGGTCTGCTGATGAATCCAGTCAGCTTCCTCGAAATCTAGATCTTCTTCATCAGCCCCAGTCTTTAGGATTCAATGCTCCAAATTTTTACCAGCAACAGCCGAGACTTTCCTCAATGGAAGAGCATGTAAACCATCTTAGGTGGAAACATGCATTAAAGGAGAGGCTTGAGCAAGGATTTTACGAACCAAGTTCTCTCGAATATGAAAGATCAATATCTCTTCCCCATGTTGCTGCTGGGATAATGGATTCTGTAAATGGTCATCCCCTTCATCCAGATTCACCAGAGCAACATCTCAATTTTCTGCCTGCTGGTCGACTAGGTTCTTTCTCAGGTAAGCAAATTTCTGATAATTTTTATGGTTCTCGCCCGGAAACAATGGATTACCTCTCTCGGAAAGATAGGCAATTGGAAATTAGCAGCATTGAAGATGGGGTGCAACAACTGCATCCTGAAAGTCATCGGTGGAGTAAGGTTTCAGAAGTTGCTGCAAATTCTGACATTTGGACATCAATTGGAACTGAGGAGGAGAGCTCAAAAAGACTTATGATGGAACTTCATAGAAAACTGGGCCATCATCAATCTATTCAGGCCGAAAGGGAGTATCAGTATCATATATCATCTTCTGAGCCTCATGATGCCTTTTGGGGAATCAATCAGTTGCACTCTTCAAATCTTCCTTTGAATCATATTCCAGATCAAGAAGTTGCTACTAACCTTTCAATTATGCAAGGGCAACATGATTTGAATTTAACTTCTCTATTTCAAGGTCAACTAGTTAGTGCAGCAGTCAGTGGTCAAAATGGCTCTAAGTCTAACTATGGAGCAATTGAAGAACAGTCATCCTTATCAAGCACAAGAGATTCTCATACTAGTTATGTAAATGCTAGATCTATGACTACATCAAAATTTGACAGAGATTTAGAAAAACTGGAAAGGAAGGGAAATTTTTCTGGATCCAAAGCCATGAGTTCGACGGGTAGGTCTGTCTCACCAATTGAAGACAAATCAGCTGATCAAGCAGAAGCTGCAATTGATTTTGGGAAGTTACCAATTAAAGTCAATGGCAGGCGTGGTTCCATAAGCAACG GTGGAAATCAAGGCTTCTACAGCCATGAGAAGGGACATAATATATCATTTAGAGAGAAGGTTTTGAGTGACAG
- the LOC136224376 gene encoding uncharacterized protein isoform X1, producing MADGNLHLPDDLLSSNTNDEVWGGGTVVDEAIMGSLDDSKDQVTSDSGIPLSPQWLYAKPVDAKIPYVGASVEMCPLSSHGKSLDNSLKEGWWLDGSQDIKDRRMKTAPDIENSHRWREEERDTSLLGRRDRRKEERRADSMLSRDITDSKSTSSSDRWHDSGTRNCVHESRRDSKWSSRWGPEDKEKDSRTEKRADVEKEDPQIDKLPSATGSRTTSDHENESRDKWRPRHRMEVHAGGTTAYRGAPGFGTERGRVEGSNVRFSAGRGRSIKGNIQMGRQPSAPAIGSIFLDKNLSYSYPRGKLLDIYRWQITLPSFDTMPDAVENVINITQNVGIEPLAFVAPDAEEEAALGDLWLGKITSCGGLQNQLGSSDGASNDDIGGLDEATSERNWRSSVETDEIVESFGKVAITDSFCGSRAEMSYVSTAEKVDAPKDSEHQLKTTNPPLSDCLVPAILKKEDSRIFQEIGLSNNIVEQKGFENQRVPDLVQIEHPKLEDIEKAHAFQIGSQLFDDPGFPFEFTSRHQCKSRNEFAIKSIDKAHPLGSAIPADELSFCYLDPQGVIQGPYLGIDILTWFEQGYFGTDLPVRFSDALDGSPFHELGEIMLYLKAGSVSTGSKLSDTVGGCLELSTPDFAINHDSASGVMEDHQLAASRFEAVSGIDGQLRASNDTFQPGIMYSDDQKLQNFVSLDEEGFPPGRPGSNCGDLFIGHSAEIQNLVSDPSSHPSFDIECSGKSIHTHQDENLHPFGLLMSELTGNSQSRCTHPSNISSSIGGHGQFMDPFLESNIAFPNQSSISALVDQMPFVESCSDDYCKKALTNANIDHQSSKRELDFCDFNLQHQILQNLQKGQLQQHNNSPHTLSNNRFGIEENPSHLFNLQLQQQQQIELQQQQQIELQQQQQQQRLELQQQQWQLELQQQQRLELQQQKRQLELQQQQRQLELQQQQRQLELIQQQRQLDLQQQQRQLEFQKQHQLLQQQLRNHQVKLQEQLVVEQLLRHQMSDFGCRQQKVGTVMDNIFEQVQLSMQLPELLQNSHPSRHLDPAVEQIIRAKIGGLNAPQDPKKDYLDLLQANHGNVLHSNQFHVQQEPLQAQLSWALKQQLGMDGERHLSGSWSADESSQLPRNLDLLHQPQSLGFNAPNFYQQQPRLSSMEEHVNHLRWKHALKERLEQGFYEPSSLEYERSISLPHVAAGIMDSVNGHPLHPDSPEQHLNFLPAGRLGSFSGKQISDNFYGSRPETMDYLSRKDRQLEISSIEDGVQQLHPESHRWSKVSEVAANSDIWTSIGTEEESSKRLMMELHRKLGHHQSIQAEREYQYHISSSEPHDAFWGINQLHSSNLPLNHIPDQEVATNLSIMQGQHDLNLTSLFQGQLVSAAVSGQNGSKSNYGAIEEQSSLSSTRDSHTSYVNARSMTTSKFDRDLEKLERKGNFSGSKAMSSTGRSVSPIEDKSADQAEAAIDFGKLPIKVNGRRGSISNGGNQGFYSHEKGHNISFREKVLSDSTPSILTKGIDNTCYKRPPSTPALASHDGLSELAVVDQKSLMSRPPNVSEKRHESEGNVEANSMRKTKASAKKEMRFRRSSSYGDATVSETSFIDVLKKPVYSEADAAAISESFDGGSQAGRSGKKKGKKGRQIDPALLGFKVSSNRIMMGEIYRLQD from the exons ATGGCTGACGGGAACCTTCACCTACCTGATGATCTCCTCTCCTCCAACACCAATG ATGAAGTTTGGGGTGGAGGGACTGTCGTGGACGAGGCAATAATGGGCTCACTAGATGATTCGAAAG ATCAAGTAACTTCAGACAGCGGCATACCTCTTTCTCCACAATGGCTTTATGCTAAACCAGTTGATGCTAAGATACCATATGTTGGAGCATCGGTG gaaaTGTGTCCACTGAGTTCCCATGGGAAGTCCTTGGACAACAGTTTGAAAGAGGGTTGGTGGCTGGATGGATCTCAGGATATCAAGGACAGGAGGATGAAAACTGCACCCGATATAGAAAACAGTCATCGGTGGCGTGAAGAGGAGAGGGATACAAGCTTACTTGGTAGAAGAGATCGTAGGAAAGAAGAACGTCGTGCTGATTCCATGTTGTCAAGGGACATTACTGACAGTAAATCAACATCTTCTTCAGATCGTTGGCATGACAGTGGTACTCGTAATTGTGTACATGAATCTCGTAGAGACAGCAAGTGGTCATCAAGATGGGGTCCTGAAGATAAAGAGAAGGATTCTCGGACTGAGAAGAGGGCAGATGTTGAGAAGGAAGATCCTCAGATAGACAAGCTACCTTCTGCTACAGGAAGCCGTACAACTTCTGATCATGAGAATGAATCTCGGGATAAGTGGAGGCCACGCCATCGTATGGAAGTTCATGCTGGTGGAACAACTGCTTATCGAGGTGCACCAGGATTTGGTACAGAAAGAGGACGTGTTGAGGGATCAAATGTCCGGTTTTCTGCTGGGCGAGGAAGATCAATTAAAGGAAACATACAAATGGGCAGACAGCCTTCTGCTCCTGCTATTGGGTCTATCTTCTTGGATAAGAATTTGTCTTACAGCTATCCGAGGGGAAAACTTCTTGACATTTACCGTTGGCAAATAACTCTTCCAAGTTTTGATACCATGCCTGATGCAGTGGAGAATGTAATTAATATAACACAAAATGTTGGTATTGAGCCATTGGCTTTTGTTGCACCTGATGCAGAGGAAGAG GCTGCCCTTGGAGATCTGTGGCTGGGAAAAATCACGAGCTGTGGAGGATTACAGAACCAACTTGGCAGCAGTGATGGGGCATCTAATGATGATATTGGAG GCCTTGATGAGGCAACAAGTGAAAGAAATTGGCGTTCCTCAGTAGAGACTGATGAAATTGTTGAATCTTTTGGGAAAGTTGCTATTACTGATTCTTTCTGTGGTAGCCGGGCTGAGATGTCATATGTATCCACTGCTGAGA AAGTAGATGCACCTAAAGATAGTGAACATCAACTTAAAACAACAAATCCACCCTTAAGTGATTGCTTAGTGCCTGCCATTTTGAAGAAAGAGGACTCCAGAATCTTCCAGGAGATTGGCCTCAGTAACAATATTGTAGAACAGAAGGGTTTTGAGAATCAGCGAGTGCCAGATTTGGTTCAAATTGAGCACCCAAAGCTAGAAGATATTGAGAAGGCACATGCTTTCCAAATTGGTAGTCAGCTTTTTGATGATCCAGGTTTTCCATTTGAGTTCACTTCTAGACATCAATGTAAAAGCCGTAATGAGTTTGCTATAAAGAGCATTGACAAGGCACATCCACTAGGAAGTGCTATCCCAGCAGACGAGTTATCATTTTGTTATCTTGATCCTCAAGGGGTTATACAGGGCCCATATTTGGGGATTGATATCTTAACCTGGTTTGAGCAAGGTTATTTTGGAACGGATTTACCGGTTCGCTTTTCAGATGCTCTTGATGGATCACCATTTCATGAACTTGGTGAAATAATGCTGTATCTTAAAGCTGGGTCTGTCTCTACTGGTAGTAAGTTATCTGATACTGTTGGAGGATGCTTGGAATTATCTACTCCTGATTTTGCTATCAACCATGACAGTGCTTCTGGTGTCATGGAAGATCATCAATTGGCTGCATCTAGATTTGAGGCTGTCTCAGGAATTGATGGTCAGTTAAGGGCATCAAATGATACTTTTCAGCCTGGGATTATGTACTCAGATGATCAAAAGCTCCAAAATTTTGTTTCTCTGGATGAAG AAGGTTTCCCACCTGGAAGGCCTGGAAGTAACTGTGGTGACCTTTTCATAGGACATTCTGCAGAGATTCAGAATTTAGTTTCTGATCCTTCTAGTCACCCATCTTTTGATATTGAATGCTCTGGAAAGAGCATCCACACTCACCAGGATGAGAATTTGCATCCATTCGGCCTATTGATGTCTGAGCTGACAGGCAACTCTCAGTCAAGGTGTACTCATCCATCTAATATTTCTTCAAGCATAGGTGGTCATGGTCAGTTCATGGACCCTTTCTTGGAAAGTAACATTGCTTTTCCCAATCAAAGCTCCATCAGTGCACTGGTTGATCAAATGCCTTTTGTGGAGTCATGTTCTGATGATTATTGCAAAAAGGCACTCACTAATGCAAACATTGATCATCAATCATCTAAGAGGGAGCTAGACTTTTGTGATTTTAACCTACAGCACCAAATTTTGCAGAATTTGCAAAAAGGACAACTGCAGCAACATAATAATTCTCCTCATACCCTATCAAATAATAGATTTGGCATCGAGGAGAACCCTTCTCACCTTTTCAACTTGCAGCTGCAACAGCAGCAGCAGATAGAACTTCAACAACAGCAGCAGATAGAACTTcaacagcagcagcagcaacaaAGGTTGGAACTTCAACAACAGCAATGGCAGTTGGAGCTTCAGCAGCAGCAACGATTGGAGCTTCAACAGCAAAAACGACAGTTGGAGCTCCAACAGCAGCAACGGCAGTTGGAGCTTCAACAGCAGCAAAGACAGTTGGAGCTCATCCAGCAGCAACGGCAGTTGGATCTCCAACAACAGCAACGGCAGTTGGAGTTTCAGAAGCAGCATCAGTTACTGCAGCAGCAACTTCGTAACCATCAAGTAAAGTTGCAGGAGCAGTTGGTTGTTGAACAATTGCTACGGCATCAGATGTCTGATTTTGGTTGTAGACAGCAAAAGGTGGGTACAGTCATGGACAACATATTCGAGCAGGTTCAGCTCAGTATGCAGCTGCCAGAACTGCTACAGAATTCTCATCCTTCAAGGCACCTTGATCCTGCAGTGGAGCAGATAATTCGAGCAAAGATTGGTGGTTTGAATGCTCCTCAAGATCCAAAAAAGGATTATTTAGACCTATTACAGGCAAACCATGGAAATGTACTCCATTCCAATCAGTTTCATGTTCAACAAGAACCATTGCAGGCACAATTATCTTGGGCACTGAAACAGCAGTTAGGAATGGATGGAGAAAGACATTTGAGTGGGTCTTGGTCTGCTGATGAATCCAGTCAGCTTCCTCGAAATCTAGATCTTCTTCATCAGCCCCAGTCTTTAGGATTCAATGCTCCAAATTTTTACCAGCAACAGCCGAGACTTTCCTCAATGGAAGAGCATGTAAACCATCTTAGGTGGAAACATGCATTAAAGGAGAGGCTTGAGCAAGGATTTTACGAACCAAGTTCTCTCGAATATGAAAGATCAATATCTCTTCCCCATGTTGCTGCTGGGATAATGGATTCTGTAAATGGTCATCCCCTTCATCCAGATTCACCAGAGCAACATCTCAATTTTCTGCCTGCTGGTCGACTAGGTTCTTTCTCAGGTAAGCAAATTTCTGATAATTTTTATGGTTCTCGCCCGGAAACAATGGATTACCTCTCTCGGAAAGATAGGCAATTGGAAATTAGCAGCATTGAAGATGGGGTGCAACAACTGCATCCTGAAAGTCATCGGTGGAGTAAGGTTTCAGAAGTTGCTGCAAATTCTGACATTTGGACATCAATTGGAACTGAGGAGGAGAGCTCAAAAAGACTTATGATGGAACTTCATAGAAAACTGGGCCATCATCAATCTATTCAGGCCGAAAGGGAGTATCAGTATCATATATCATCTTCTGAGCCTCATGATGCCTTTTGGGGAATCAATCAGTTGCACTCTTCAAATCTTCCTTTGAATCATATTCCAGATCAAGAAGTTGCTACTAACCTTTCAATTATGCAAGGGCAACATGATTTGAATTTAACTTCTCTATTTCAAGGTCAACTAGTTAGTGCAGCAGTCAGTGGTCAAAATGGCTCTAAGTCTAACTATGGAGCAATTGAAGAACAGTCATCCTTATCAAGCACAAGAGATTCTCATACTAGTTATGTAAATGCTAGATCTATGACTACATCAAAATTTGACAGAGATTTAGAAAAACTGGAAAGGAAGGGAAATTTTTCTGGATCCAAAGCCATGAGTTCGACGGGTAGGTCTGTCTCACCAATTGAAGACAAATCAGCTGATCAAGCAGAAGCTGCAATTGATTTTGGGAAGTTACCAATTAAAGTCAATGGCAGGCGTGGTTCCATAAGCAACG GTGGAAATCAAGGCTTCTACAGCCATGAGAAGGGACATAATATATCATTTAGAGAGAAGGTTTTGAGTGACAG